Below is a window of Panthera leo isolate Ple1 chromosome B4, P.leo_Ple1_pat1.1, whole genome shotgun sequence DNA.
CCCAGGAGAGAACAGAGTGGGTTATGGTCCTGGGTGTCTCGGTCCATTTCCCTCATGTGTccagtctctcccctcccccagctggggACACCCCAAGAACAGGCCTCTCCCCTTCATTAACGGAGTCCCCCTGAGGGACCACAACCAGGGACATGAGCCATGCAAATGGGCTGGATCATGAATGGTGAGAGCCAGTCGGGGCACACACTGCCTGTGTGGCCCTGGGGAGGCCCCAGGCGACCCGTACCTGACACTTGGCATTCTCGACCTCGGCGGTCAGCCTCTGGATCATGCGGTTCAGCTCGTTGATCTCCTCCTTGGTGCGGCGCAGGGTCTCCCCGTGCCGGATCACCGTGGCCTTCATCTCCtcgcactggggggggggggggtgcggggggaaaCAGAGGCGCTCCTGAGCTCAGGATGCAGTTTCCCTCCCATTCAGACACCACAGATGGTTGGGACGTTGTACAGTGCTCAGCCTGTGCAACTATACATGGCAGCCCTGCCCAGCGATTATAACTTGAGAGCTGTGTGGCATTCTGTTACTATCCCACGGGATCAGAAACTCCAGACAAAAGAGGCATTCTTAATAAATACTTGGCTTCCCTCGTGCTGCCATGTCTAAGAGACAGGTGTCCTGTGCCCCTCACCTTGCTGCGGTACCAGGACTCGGCCTCAGCCCGGCTGCGGCTGGCGATGTCGTCGTACTGAGCCTTGATCTCGGCCACAATGCAGTCCATGTTCAGGTCCCGGCTGTTGTCCATCTTGACGATGACCGAGGTGTCTGAGATGTGGGCGTGGAGAACGCGGATCTCCTGCAGATGGTGGGGAACCTGTTTACACCCCAGCCTCACCCACCACAGTGTGGACCCAGTCATCTCAGCCCTTACCTGGTCTCCACCCCAGTTCCCACTACAGCCTCATGGACTGCAGCCCCCTTGCCCCAGCCCAAATCCCTggccaaccccccctcccccgactgcCCAGGGATCCCTGGTCAGTCCCAAGCCCCAGCCCCCTCTTCTAGGCTGGCTGCTTCTTTTCCATTTGGACCACGGCCCCTCACCTCCTCATACAGGCGCCGCAGGAAGTTGATCTCCTCAGTCAGGGCCTCTGCGTTGGCCTCCAGGTCTGACTTGCGGAGGTAGGCACAGTCCACGTCCTGAAGGGGAGAGGGTGTCAAAGGAGTCTTACTGGAAAGGCAACACAGGGCTtcccccccgctgccccccgcTCCCAGGAGGGCACCCCATCAGGCTGGACAAACTCCCTGGAGACCTTCCTTAGCTGCTCATCCTAGTGCCTCGTATCATGGCCTTGTTGAAGTCCTTTCTACAGTCAGAGGGCTCAGAAGCAGGTTTGGGGAAGGGAGTGGGATTATGAGGTTTCCAGGCACTTTCTCCGCTACCTAcccaaaagaaaactccagaatCCACACCTTGCATTATCACTGAAACTTAGGCTCTGCAGCAAAATGGGTCGGCTCTAATGATGCCCCAGCCCTTTCTGCCCTGACACCTCATGGAAAGAAATCTAGATCTGTGGTCAGAAGAAGAGGTCTTAGGGATCAATTCTGCCTCTTCCAAGCCAGGGCAACTCAGGGTAAGACCCTTgacctctgtgcctcactttcctcacagCAACCCTTGCCTTCCTCCTATGGAGGTGGTTGCAAGGACCTGGTGGGAGTCCACATGATGGCATTTGTGGCGAATCAAGTCTAAGAGGTGAGGGACGATACACCGTTCACGCCAGCACTTCACAGCTGTTGGCGGCCTCAGGATGTGGCCATCCCCTAGCATTGGTGTGCTCTTTCATCCACAGTATTTAGCAATGCCTGCTCTCTGGCAGGCACAGGGCAGAAAGATGCGGGAAGCCATCGGCCAGATGGGGGTTACCTCCGATGGAGGAATAGGGTGCCCTGCTTGAAGCAGGCAGTGTATGTACTCCAATGTCCGGGGCCACCCGGGGAGtgctggggtgctgggggggggaaggaaataggGGAGGGGTTGCGCTAGGCGATTCTGGGGGAGTCGCTCAGCCTCTCTGAATTCCTGAgtgctccctcctgcctctgccctgctttctGAGTTGTGGGACAAGTATTCTGGAGTCACTCGCCTTCTTCAGGGCCACAAATTCATTCTCGGCGGTGGCCCTTAGTGCCACCTCCTCTTCATACCTGGAGACAAAGGGCACAAGTTTCAGTGGCCAGAACTTTAATAGTCTGGGCTttgaagaggggggaaaaaaagagagaatgaaggcCCAGACAAACATATTCCAGGAACTGGATCTTTTGGAGGTAGTCACAGAATCACAGAGTGTTGGACTAGAAGGGATCTGTCCATCCCATTCTTTGGGGCTCTCAATCCACTCCGTCACCCAATGCTCTTCCTGTTTTAGGGACTCTCATTCCTGATGTGGGCGCACACGCGCAGTTTTGTaggctttctctctgtttctgggcTGTAACtcccggcgggggtgggggcaggaaccCCACACTAGTTCTGGTTCCCCCCCTTGCCTCCCCGCTCAGGGCCTAACACAGCACCTGCAGCATCGAGTAGATGTCAATAAACGTTTGTTGAATTAAGGAAATAAACCCACGCTGATGAGGTAGCTGGAGCCCCTCCCAGTCTCTCCGGGGTTTAAACTCCCAACCCGGAAAAGAAAAGTCTCCCTCATCAGGCTCCCGGTCACTGTCTTCTTCCTACTGGAAAGTTCCTCTGGTGCTGTAGCCCAAATCTATCCTGCTCTGACTTCATCCCATTTCGTTTCTTGAGACTATCCTCCGGGCCGCACTCACTTCTTCTTGTAGCCCTCCAGCACCTCCTGCACGTGGTTGAGCTCCGAGGCCAGCCTCCCGCTGTCGGCCTCCACGCACTCGGCCTCCCGCCTCAGCGTCTCGATGTAGCCCTCGAACAGGGGCTCCAGGTTGCTCTCGCAGCACTTGCGGTTCTGGTAGAACTGCCACTTGGTCTCCAGAAGCTTGTTCTGCTGCTCCAGGAAGCGCACCTGCAttcagggtgtggggaggggtcaGACGGCTCTTGGTGTCCCGAAGCCAatttggggtggggctggggtgatTGCTTTAGGGGCAAACTCCCAACCCCGGAGCTCAGCAGAGCTTGGCAGAGATGGGCAGTGGGAGACAAGGTGACTCCTGGATTTCCCTCCTGTGATCTCTGTCTGGATTTTCTCACTCAGGGATGGGAGCAAGGGGCTGGGCAAGGTCAGCGTCTGCTCTCAGGTAAAGGGAGTTCTCCAGACCTGGTGAGTCCAGGTGGCATGTGTATTCTGGAGGCAGGTAGAGGTCTCCGGTTGGCCTCTGGCTCCCCCTGTCTCAGTGCCCAGCCTGAGTGCTGAGCATGGGTGGGCTACAGGAAGGGTGTGATCAAGGACAGCCACCCACTGGCTCACCCTGCGGGCCTCTTCCTATTTCTTGTGTCCAttttggtgtctgtgtgtgtgcatgttctgCCCTCTTCCTCTGACAGGCCAGTTCCAAGCCTGTCCTTGTGTCTCCGTGGGGACCTGCCTGTCTGGACAGAGGTTGCGTATAATGGCAACACTATCAAATCAGGAGCCTCCGCTCTGTATCCTGATGTCCTTGGTCCTCATGTGGCCTGGGTGTGTGTCCATTTCGTCCATGAGAGCGGGAGCTCACCTGGACCTCCTGTCTCCTGCCCCTGACTGTCTTCAGCCTAGCCCAGGAATGGAGGGCTCCGGAAGGGTGTGATCAAGGACACCCACCTTGTCGATGAAGGCAGCGAACCTGCTGTTGAGACACTTGATCTGCTCCTTCTCCTCGTGCTTCACGCACTGCGCATTGGGGTCGATCTCCAGGTTGAGGGGCGTGAGGAGGCTCTCGTTGACGGACACGCTGGTGATGCAGGGCGGGCTGGGACCGCACACGCCGCCGGAGCGGTAGCCGAAGGTGCGGCCGCAGGAGCCGGCGCGGAAGCCGCCGCAGACGCTGTGGCTTCCGAAGCCGCCGGTGAGGCCGCGGTAGCAGGAGACGCCGCGGTAGGGGGCGGCGGTGATGCAGCAGCGGCCAGGCCGGGGCCCGCAGGCCGAGGCGCAGCTGAAGGTGCGGCCGCAGAATCCAGATCCGCAAGTCATGGTGCTCCTGGAGGTTCGGGTAGCAGAGTACAGGACCGAGGTCTGGAGTCTTGTGCAAACTCCAATGTGCTCCGTGAGGCACCTCAGTCCTATTTATGCTCAGATCTGAAGGGCTTGGCTGTGCATTTCGGTCAATTTGTGCTTTATGGGCTTGGGCGGTTAGTTGAGTCCAACCCCTCTTTAGCACATGCTTTCATGGTGGAGTGGCCCGCACCCTCCTCAGTGTATAGGATGCCAACCTCTGGGCTGTAGGGGGACTCAGTATGTTTCATCTTCAAAGTGCCCTGCCAGCAGTCTATGCACTCATCTGAGGAGactggggagagaagggcagggcaggagagggaggaagggggccaggagaggagaggagaagcaagaccagaggctgggaggttcagggcacctgtgtgtgtgtgtgtgtgtgtgtgtgtgtgtgtgtgtagtggggtGGTCAGGAGGGGACTCAGGAAAGACTGAGGTGTTAACAAGTAACATCCAGAAGTTTCCATTCCAGTAGTGGCCATCGTGCTACTCTACCACAAATGTGCATTCCCCCCATCCCCGGACTGTCTAGCGGGCTGCTGAGATACATCCCATTTTTCCTGTCAAGACAACAGCCAGCAGTTTATtaaatatgtgtgttttttttgtctttttcaacttTTATCATGAGAGTTTCTGAACATCTGGAAACGTTGAAAGCATAGCATAAAAACACCCTGAGATGTTCACTGAGTTACGTAGATTCAAGAGTGGTTAACACTGTGCCAACCCTGCCCACATATTTGACAGTTACAGAAAGTATGGCACGTGTAGAAAGCAGGACCGTACCACTGCGCGTGCAAGAAAATTAACAACAGTTGCAAAGAATCATTTACTAGCCGTTCCATTTTCAGCCTTCCTAATTGTCTCAAAAGTTTTAAGAAATCGGTTTTATGTGACTTGTCTTGTGGCTCCGTcccttatatttaatttttttaaatgcttatttattcttgagagacagagcatgagcaggggaggggcagagagagggagacacagaatctgaagcaggctccaggctctgggctgtcagcgcagagcccaatgcagggcttgaacgcacaaaccctgagatcatgacctgagccgaagttggtgcttaaccgacggagccacctcGGCCCCCCTCcatcctttctttatattttaaagatactggAAGTTAACTCTAGAGTTGACCTGTTCAGTGTGGCATCCTGTAGGCGTATGCggctgtttaaatttaaattggttAAAGCTAAATAAATTGACAATGGAGTTCCCCAGTTGCAGGGGCCACATGACCACAGGACCACTGACTACCTTACTGGATGGCGCAGGtacagaacatttccaccatCGCAGCTTGTCCACTGGATAGTGTTGGTCTAGAGGCTTGTCTGGGTTCAACTGACATGTTTTTGGGCAGAATACCTCATGAGCAATGCTATATGATTCTTATTATGTCACCCCAAGAAGCACAAAAATATCAGGCTGTTCCAGTATCTGTGATGTTAAATCAGATCACTTGCATACATTTCCCCTTTGTAATTAGAAAGAACAATGTAGGAAAACAAATATCCTATTTTCATAAGAggatattttcttgtctttttttcttttggccacCTACTATCTGATATTTTACGTTGTAAGCAATCTCTAATTCTCCCATCAACCATACGAAGTAtgtatcattatccccattttacagataaagaaactgaggctcggggaggttaaataacttgcccagtaTCTCCTAGCTAGTTAAGTCATGGAGCCCAGGAGAGGCAATGCCTTCTCACCTACATGCTGTGACAACCCCCAGATTTCCTACTCTCTGAAAATTTTCAAGAGGGGTAGGAAAAGTTGTTTAAGAGGGGATATCTGTGGAATTTATGGCTGGGAAAAATCAGTCTTGGGCAGATGGGCAGcatcacgggggggggggggggtgggatggtTAGAACCAGGAGGGGCCAGTGGTGTGGGAATGTAGCACAGGAGCAAcgtgaggctggggctggggatcTATAGGGTCCTGTGGCTGAGAACTGAGCGGTTTTAGTTATTTGTATACCTCTGGTGCACTGTGAGTATCTTGACAGAGGGTACTGTTTCTACTTACCCACAAAGCCTCCCACTGCAGGGGAACAGGTCTAGAAGAATTCTCTCATAAAGTACAGAGATTTGCATTATTAAATGAAAGAGACGAGAAGCGATGTGGCTGGCAGCCCCCTGTAGCTGCCGTGTCTTAGAGGTAAAGGCAGGCAGGGCAgcttggggaaggaggaaggggggtggggctggcgggaaaggagaaggaaggaggggaacaGACCAGGGCTGGGGGTAGggctctgtgtgtttgtgtgaaacATTCAGGGCTGAGGCCTTGTGACAGGACAAACACAGGCTCGTGGACTGTGTCGGCCATCTGGCTGTCCAGGAGGGTGTGGCACCTGCTGTCACTTTATGTGTTTGGGGAGCTGGGCCAGCACTTCCGAGACCCTTTATACCCTCATTGCCATTCTGGACACTGCCCACAGTTGAGCCATGGCAGTGCTCCCAGCAAACCAGTTGGCTGGTGTCCTGAGGAGAAGCGCTGTGAGTCAAGGTACATCTCACACATGCTTTACCTTCTCCACCAGTGTAACTCCTTATAAAAATGACATGCATAAACATGAGCTAATTACTAATAGCTGGCCCTTCCTAAGCAATTTTAAAGACACCAGAAGCAATTTAAAGAAACGAGatataagaaaatcaaattttcacCATTTCATTGAATTTCAGGCATTATTAATTGCAGCTAATTTTTGAAGACCTGAAAGGACATTCGTTCTGTATGTTTTCTTGGAGTAAAAAAGcttgtggtgggggagggggagagaagagagggggagggttgGCTGAATCACCACCATAGTCTTGGCTCTGGCAATATGGGTTTTATCAAGggtaaaattgtttttattgagaACTATGTTACCCACACAAAAGAACGTATAGGCGGTGTACCTACCCCCtataggaagaaatgaaatatacatGTGATTTAGTGCTTCTTATAAGCCTCATTCTGGTTGTACCCCATTTCTTTCTGGCCTAGGGACAACATCTCTCTGGGATTTTGTGTTTACTCATCCCCTTGCTTTTCTTAGCAGTTTTAGAACCAATGTATGCATCCCTAAACCGtaaattatttagttttctggtttttaaaaatatttatttattttgagagatcagagacagtgtgagtgggggaggggcagagatggaggaagagagagaatcccaagcaggctccatgccgtcagtgcagagcccaacgcggggctcagtctcacaaaccgtgacctgagccgaaatcaagagtcggacgcatAACTAACTGAGTCCCCCAGACGCCCCATAGTTTTCCAGTTTTTGAagttcatgtaaatggaattgcattgtgtgtattcttttgtgtctggcttcttttttttcagcGTTGCTTCCTGTCACTGTATTGTGTTCATActcattgtatgaatatgccacaatTAATTTATCTCTCCACCCTGATGGCCTCATGGTTGTTTCTAGGGTCTGTATTATGAACAGAGTGGCCATGAACATTCTTTCCGTGTCTTCTGGCATATCTGTGGAAGGGTTTTGCTAGGGTatgtggttattttaaaaaaaatatgcaagtaGGTATATGCTTAGTGTCGAAAGCCATTTCATGAGTCttcttccaaatttaaaaaatcataacatCTCTTGATGTTCATCTTACCTCCTACTAGATGCTATGCTGATTGCCCAACATGCActaatgcatttaatttttacaattacCCTCTGAGGCAGGTgtcaggtgaggacactgaggcctaGAAGGTTAAGAGTCTTGCTCAGTTTGTGTCGTTAGTGGCAAAGCTGGCACTCAGAGTCTGCTGGTATGTTTGATCCCAGTGGAAGGGATGAGCTTATCTCATTGCCCCTCTACCATCGTTAGAAGTATTACACAATAGATGGTGCTGGTATATAGCACATTAACACACACTCTCACTGATCCCTTCCCCCAGGACCCTCTTCAGGGTCCCTTACAGTGCTCTTAGGGTTCAGGGCCAGAGGATAGAGAAGAGCTCACCCTTGTTTGTGGTGACTTCCAGTTTTAAGAGAAAAGCTGGACACATATGCAGATTGTGAACAAAAATGCAAACCTTGCAACACACCAATGAGCACAAATGTTTGGTTCGTGGATCTATTCCAagggcttggcacatagtaggtgctcaataaatatttgtggaatgaatgaaacgAATGCCAGCTGCCTATTAAATGCTGAGTAATGGAACCATCAAAGCTTGGTCGTTAATTGTGCAAAGCTTTctggtagggtggggtggggatcaGATGTAGCAGACCAGAGGGCAGCCATtcctgggagtgggggatgggtaggGAGACATTCCTGGCTGGGGCCTGAAGGAGGAATGAAGTGAGTAGACGTGTCCTTGACCAAAGCGACGTCCTTGAACTGAACAATGATGAGAGTGGTCGGGAAAGCCAGCCAACAAGGGCAAGAATCTTGAAAGCCATGGGACAGAGACTGAGGGGTAGgattggggaaggaaagagagaagtggaTGGGAGGTGGATTTCtagggaaaagaagggagaagatcCTTGATCTTAGACCATTACTCTCTAGGGCTACTTGGAAGGACATAGACCATCTGGGGGGTGAAGAgtatgggagggaggggagactggGAGAGATGAGGGAAGGGCTTGAGGAGATGCAGGGGTTCAGCCTGCTTAGTGGGATGGATTTCATCAAGGGCAGAGTTCCTGAGTCAGTCTTCATTTCCCCATTCCCCCGGGCAGTCCACAAGAGCCTTTGGCCCCGCCTTCCTCTGGTGAATTCTAATGGATAATTGGCCACTGTCCCAGGCTGACTTGGCTGAGAAGGCAGGACTCTGACTTGGGCCTCTCAACTCATTAATCCAGTCATCCTGCCTGCTGGCTGACCTAGGGTCAACTCCCTCATATACAGCCTGAGTGTTATGTAAACAGCCATTCCTTCACCCCTCAACTCCCCTCACTGAAACTTGGCCTGCACCTGCTTTCTGTGAACAGAAAGTATGAGCTGCAAGGTGAGAAAGGGCACAGCCCCTTAGATACCTGCAAGCCTGGTATGCAGATGTTTTGGTATCCTCCAGATGTGGAACCTACAGGCTGCCTCCCACCTTGTAGTTTTGAAGCAGAATCCCAGAGATGCGACTAGCCCTGCTTCTGAGGGCTCTGCCTCagtgggctctccactgtcatAGCATCTtactatctctgcctctcccacaagGTCCTCCAAGTTTCCCTACTGTCCACTTTCTGAAAAACTCCATGCACACTTTTTACACCAATACTGCCCCACCTGCCTCTTTACTGGCATCTGTTGTCACCCTTTCCAGGGGGCCTTTCTTACCTTTCGCATCAGACTAGCTGCATTCTACATTGCCCCAGAATGGGCACTgtcagtggcacctgggtggctcagttggttaagcatctgactttggctcaggtcataatctcatggttcatgggttcgagccctgcttcgggctctgtgcccgaagctcagagcttggaggtgctttggattctgtgtctctctctctacccttcctccactcatgttcacgctcatgctctgtctctctctcaaaaataaacattaaaacataaaaaaaaaagaataggcagTCTCAGTTGACATTGCATTTCTGAGCATCTGATGATACAGCTGAAAAGGAGCCCtcttcagacttccagcctttcTCACAAATGTGGGTCTGTCTTCCCAGTCAGATTGGGAACTTCAGAATCcatgtctccttctttctcttagtgccttcctccctttttccaaAATTAAGACAGACTTCAGCATATGGCAGAGATGTAGCCATCATAGAAACCCTGAATTCCCCAGCAAGATGTTATCTCATCTAATCCATCATCCATGTGGGGGAATCTGCCTTTCAACATTCTTCACAGGAGAAGGATGTACTGAAGGGAAGCTTGAACAAGAACTTCCTAATGTTAAAACCACCAGATTTGCCCCTTTTTTCCAGGCATCCCTTGAAACAAGATCCACTTAGGCTAAAAGAAGAGCCTCTAATCTCCTGATATGAAGGTTTTTTTGTCACCCTGTTTCTGTAAACACCGTGGCTACTCCAGAATAaagggtttttctcttttatataaaaCTTCCCTAAATGGGAGATATAATGCAAGCACCTTTTTAGGATACCATGActacctgctttccttctgggacatTTCCCTCAACTCCAATTTCCATCTGTCCAGCTGCAGTGAAAATCTgacttctcttgctctctttggAGTTCCATTGTACCTGGATGGATGGCATAACCCCCACCCTCAACTTCATGCAGTCTACTAACCAATCAGGGGGCTTCAGGATCAAGAAAGAAGCAAGATAAGTGAGTATGTCATTGATTTATGGCTGAGGATTTTTGGTGGTCTGTTAAGGCcaagttagaaatacaaatttatgaATTATTAATAGATAACAGACTTCTGGGACTGTCCAAGCCTCTTTTCATCCAGTAGTATAGTTGCCTAAGGATTGCTGACATTGTCCCTCTGCCAAAGAGGAGAGATCCTCCCTGGGACTTCCCTGGGGGCAGTTGGTCTAGAGTGGGGTTTGAAGGAGGGGCATTTGATTTTGGGTTCTCTTCCAGGATAAAAGAAGTAACCATGGCCAAAGGTCTCAAGTCCTCCCTGTCCCTTGGACTGAAATCATAGTAGAATAATAATAGTagataacatttactgagcacttgctatgtgccaggtgctgtgttaAGCATTGTTCATGTACAATTTAATCCTTTTACTAGTCCTTTAAGATAGACACCATTAGTGGGGATTTTACATTGGTGGTTTAGGAATGTGGGTAGGTACAT
It encodes the following:
- the LOC122224581 gene encoding keratin, type II cuticular Hb1 translates to MTCGSGFCGRTFSCASACGPRPGRCCITAAPYRGVSCYRGLTGGFGSHSVCGGFRAGSCGRTFGYRSGGVCGPSPPCITSVSVNESLLTPLNLEIDPNAQCVKHEEKEQIKCLNSRFAAFIDKVRFLEQQNKLLETKWQFYQNRKCCESNLEPLFEGYIETLRREAECVEADSGRLASELNHVQEVLEGYKKKYEEEVALRATAENEFVALKKDVDCAYLRKSDLEANAEALTEEINFLRRLYEEEIRVLHAHISDTSVIVKMDNSRDLNMDCIVAEIKAQYDDIASRSRAEAESWYRSKCEEMKATVIRHGETLRRTKEEINELNRMIQRLTAEVENAKCQNTKLETAVTQAEQQGEAALSDARCKLAELEAALQKAKQDMACLVKEYQEVMNSKLGLDIEIATYRRLLEGEEQRLCEGVGAVNVCVSSSRGGVVCGDLCVSGSRPVTGSACSAPCSGNLAVSTGMCAPCGPCNSITSCGLGTGGVGSCGISSCGVGSCASSCRKC